One region of Daphnia pulicaria isolate SC F1-1A chromosome 7, SC_F0-13Bv2, whole genome shotgun sequence genomic DNA includes:
- the LOC124350533 gene encoding very low-density lipoprotein receptor-like isoform X2 produces the protein MILSMWWMLVFVIRLPSLVVAVCDGNQFACKDGHECVAAKQHCDHVIDCSDGSDEIECSYPCRSPHMKQCKDGHCIAMFFFCDRENDCGDWSDELDCTGMSSSLALNCPSNTFHCEGQVCIPQNWVCDGMVDCSDARDELHCNITKCKNGFQCGKECILNQWVCDGVTDCADGSDEKECGSEAFMNHSCLPEHGWFSCLSKGTQKCMPISRACDGYADCDDRTDEGGQCNSTTNCSNSTRCPNECHKTPRGPICSCPSGYQLNGTTCVDIDECSMDPPMCSQKCANNQGGFECSCSSGYTVGTRNNGSCVANGPDPMLLITTDRDIRYISPPSIEYGLVVSGISQARGVAADYEDGVVYWNEKSKDKAGIYKSMLDGSAFQYVVSVGVEIVEDLAIDWVGRHIYFADSGRKHIVVCDFNAAICSVVISGQLDKPRAVAVYPEEGLLFWSDWGSSPHIGSAGMDGSKRTNVITTDIVWPNGLVVDETIQRIYWGDAKLNRIESSRIDGSDRKILPVKVTHPYALDIFENTIFWCDPLEHEVLSVNKFTGKDYKILMKEASLTPTGIHVHHPSKQNHLTNPCRNVICSHLCLLSPSVQGYKCACPVGMTLNKDGRTCESISAHESSIVIATYTDIYRLTHHQIGKDSIFRLPTRNVENIGALAYNPLGHSIVYSDMIQRTIYSMHLDTYRQTVLFENVDMVEGLDVDPFTENIYWTEVTRGTVVVGQKNHDGVYERLVLARNLYSPQGITIGSQSGRMFIVEGRISHVISVWHMDGTNRQELVEVHGIVSAMAYDGKHLYFSDSLRGSIERIEVNGENRIILRSHLGTPVALDVSADSVFWLAQSSTRISWLNKQETKTMRGFVIDASENITVQYRLMAVIDLFDSNSHAHHCLGDTGGCSDICAPTPDGVTCLCPLGKVLGEDKHVCTKADCVGDEWFKCQASCIPAKFRCDGVNDCALGEDELQCRNTTTEVGCTSSQFQCKNGGCVSIHLYCDGDADCQDRSDEPDSCPPYVCKREGEYSCPNQRHCIPRSAVCDGNEDCNDKSDEANCTSTHSVCSSTQFYCSNSHTCIPLSWVCDRDSDCQDGEDEDSSVCGNVDRKLICPLNYLRCPQHSACMPRKTLCNSIAGCEHLTNEELCAKLNDLIVDKMKPEKPKNSSVSCPRYFFQCRPDLKCHSRKLVCAGDAACRKLSVKSLCERLKRNETSRAYTQTSEALREVSSSTTTPKLTTQHALHHSSDFSNAMPSFEASSIRLPSQVGQVVAEDIFSQIEETLQAVLDGPVHVLSRLFTRKGHNIDFATIFSMDKTPVPINPVWDSFTNKTRFVEDLKIQNGNRLVLWKIFRPQAYSSDGNLRTVHHMELRTLKKMGFTLIVIINLASWIELSEAEKILFVIQQLDSVLLNPGV, from the exons ATGATTTTGTCGATGTGGTGGATGTTAGTTTTCGTCATTCGCCTGCCGAGTCTCGTAGTGGCAG TTTGTGATGGAAATCAATTTGCGTGCAAGGATGGACACGAATGTGTGGCTGCTAAGCAACATTGTGACCACGTGATCGACTGCAGCGATGGATCTGATGAAATAGAATGCA GTTACCCGTGCAGAAGTCCTCACATGAAACAATGCAAGGATGGCCATTGCATTGccatgtttttcttctgtgaCAGGGAGAATGATTGTGGAGACTGGTCAGATGAACTCGACTGCACTGGGATG TCGTCTAGCCTAGCATTGAATTGCCCATCAAACACATTCCACTGTGAGGGTCAAGTGTGCATCCCTCAAAACTGGGTCTGTGATGGAATGGTTGATTGCTCTGATGCGAGGGATGAGTTACATTGTAACATAACAAAA TGCAAGAATGGATTTCAGTGTGGAAAAGAGTGCATCTTAAACCAGTGGGTCTGTGATGGTGTCACAGACTGTGCTGATGGATCTGATGAAAAAGAATGTG GTTCTGAAGCATTCATGAATCACAGTTGCTTACCTGAACATGGCTGGTTCAGTTGTCTCAGCAAAGGAACTCAAAAATGTATGCCCATTAGTCGCGCTTGTGACGGATATGCAGATTGTGACGATCGGACGGATGAAGGAGGCCAGTGTA ATTCGACTACAAACTGTTCAAACAGTACGCGCTGCCCAAATGAATGCCATAAAACTCCTCGTGGTCCTATCTGCTCGTGTCCCTCAGGCTATCAGCTCAATGGAACGACTTGTGTTG ataTCGATGAATGCTCGATGGATCCACCCATGTGCAGCCAAAAGTGTGCGAATAACCAAGGAGGATTTGAATGTTCTTGTTCTTCCGGTTATACTGTTGGCACCCGTAATAATGGAAGTTGCGTTGCTAATG GGCCAGATCCAATGCTGCTAATTACCACCGATCGAGATATTCGCTACATCTCTCCGCCTTCTATAGAGTATGGACTCGTTGTATCAGGCATTTCACAAGCGCGCGGCGTCGCAGCTGACTATGAAGATGGGGTCGTCTACTGGAATGAAAAGAGCAAGGACAAGGCTGGCATTTACAAATCCATGTTGGATGGCTCAGCTTTCCAGTACGTTGTTTCGGTTGGTGTGGAGATTGTTGAAGACTTGGCGATCGACTGGGTTGGCAGACACATTTATTTCGCGGACTCCGGCCGGAAGCACATTGTCGTTTGCGATTTTAATGCTGCCATTTGCAGTGTTGTCATTAGTGGACAGCTAGACAAACCTCGTGCAGTGGCCGTCTATCCTGAAGAGGGTTTGCTTTTCTGGTCCGATTGGGGTTCTAGTCCACACATTGGTTCTGCTGGCATGGATGGATCGAAGCGGACAAACGTAATCACAACAGACATTGTTTGGCCTAATGGATTGGTTGTTGATGAGACCATTCAACGCATTTATTGGGGAGACGCTAAACTTAATCGCATTGAAAGTTCGCGGATTGATGGATCTGATCGTAAAATCCTGCCCGTTAAAGTGACCCATCCGTACGCTCTCGATATATTTGAAAACACGATCTTTTGGTGCGATCCTCTGGAGCACGAAGTTCTTTCCGTCAACAAGTTTACCGGAAAGGATTACAAG ATTTTGATGAAGGAGGCTTCATTAACTCCAACTGGCATCCACGTTCATCATCCTTCCAAGCAAAACCATCTCACCAACCCCTGCCGAAACGTGATTTGCAGCCATCTCTGTCTTCTTTCACCATCCGTTCAAGGCTACAAGTGCGCCTGCCCTGTTGGAATGACTCTGAACAAAGACGGCCGTACCTGCGAGTCTATTTCCGCCCACGAATCTTCCATCGTCATCGCAACTTACACCGACATTTATCGCTTGACTCATCACCAGATTGGCAAGGATTCCATCTTTCGTCTGCCTACGCGTAACGTGGAAAACAtcggtgcattggcgtacaacCCCTTAGGCCACTCAATCGTCTACAGCGACATGATCCAGAGGACAATCTACTCGATGCATCTGGATACTTATCGGCAGACAGTTCTCTTCGAAAACGTCGACATGGTCGAGGGGTTGGACGTGGATCCTTTCACGGAGAACATTTACTGGACGGAAGTTACTCGGGGAACTGTCGTAGTTGGTCAAAAAAATCATGACGGTGTTTACGAAAGACTAGTATTGGCCCGAAATCTTTACAGCCCGCAAGGTATTACCATTGGATCCCAATCCGGCAGGATGTTCATCGTCGAGGGTCGCATCAGTCACGTCATCAGCGTTTGGCATATGGATGGTACTAACCGACAGGAGTTGGTCGAAGTTCATGGAATTGTATCGGCGATGGCTTACGACGGCAAACATCTCTACTTCAGCGATTCCCTGCGAGGTTCAATTGAACGGATCGAAGTCAACGGTGAAAATCGAATCATCCTTCGCTCTCATCTGGGCACTCCGGTCGCCTTGGACGTCAGTGCAGATTCCGTCTTTTGGCTGGCTCAATCCTCCACTCGCATCAGCTGGTTGAACAAGCAAGAGACGAAAACTATGCGCGGCTTTGTTATCGACGCTTCCGAGAACATAACCGTTCAGTATCGTTTGATGGCAGTTATTGATCTTTTCGATTCCAACAGTCACGCTCATCATTGCTTGGGGGATACTGGAGGTTGCAGTGACATTTGCGCACCAACACCTGATGGAGTCACTTGCCTATGTCCATTGGGTAAAGTATTGGGAGAAGATAAACACGTCTGTACTAAAGCCGACTGCGTTGGTGATGAATGGTTTAAATGTCAAGCCAGTTGTATTCCAGCCAAGTTCCGATGCGATGGAGTCAACGATTGTGCCCTAGGTGAAGATGAGCTTCAGTGCCGCAATACGACAACAGAAGTAGGTTGTACCAGTTCACAGTTTCAATGCAAAAACGGCGGATGTGTCTCCATCCATTTATACTGTGATGGAGACGCCGACTGTCAAGATCGATCCGACGAACCTGATTCCTGCCCTCCGTATGTATGCAAGAGAGAGGGCGAATACTCCTGTCCTAATCAACGTCACTGTATTCCTCGCTCGGCCGTTTGCGATGGTAACGAAGATTGTAACGACAAGTCGGACGAAGCCAATTGTACCAGCACTCATTCCGTGTGTTCATCGACGCAGTTCTATTGCTCCAACAGTCACACTTGTATTCCTCTTAGTTGGGTGTGCGACAGAGATTCAGATTGTCAAGATGGAGAAGACGAGGACAGCAGCGTCTGCGGTAATGTTGATCGGAAACTGATTTGTCCACTCAACTATCTGCGCTGCCCACAACATTCTGCCTGCATGCCAAGAAAGACATTGTGTAACAGTATTGCCGGATGCGAGCATCTCACCAACGAAGAACTTTGTGCTAAACTGAACGATTTGATTGTCGATAAAATGAAGCCTGAGAAGCCAAAGAATTCTAGTGTAAGTTGCCCTCGCTACTTCTTTCAATGCCGGCCTGACTTGAAATGTCATTCACGCAAGCTCGTATGTGCTGGAGATGCAGCATGCAGAAAACTTTCCGTTAAAAGTCTGTGCGAAAGACTAAAACGTAACGAAACATCCAGAGCATACACTCAAACTAGTGAGGCTTTGCGTGAGGTGTCATCCAGTACTACTACACCCAAATTAACAACTCAACATGCATTGCATCATAGTTCTGATTTCTCCAATGCAATGCCTTCCTTCGAGGCATCGTCTATTCGGCTACCTTCTCAAGTCGGTCAAGTTGTTGCTGAAGATATCTTTTCACAAATTGAAGAGACCTTACAGGCTGTACTGGATGGACCAGTTCACGTTCTCAGTCGTCTCTTTACTAGAAAAGGCCACAATATTG ACTTCGCCACCATATTCAGCATGGATAAGACTCCTGTTCCTATAAACCCGGTATGGGACAGTTTTACCAATAAAACACGATTTGTGGAAGATCTCAAAATCCAAAATGGAAATCGATT gGTGCTTTGGAAAATTTTCCGCCCTCAAGCTTATAGTTCTGATGGCAACCTGAGAACTGTACACCATATGGAACTACGAACTCTTAAGAAAATGGGATTTACCCTTATTGTTATCATTAATCTTGCGTCTTGGATTGAACTTTCAGAAGCTGAAAAAATCTTGTTTGTCATTCAACAATTGGATTCGGTTCTTCTGAACCCAGGTGTTTGA
- the LOC124350533 gene encoding very low-density lipoprotein receptor-like isoform X1: MILSMWWMLVFVIRLPSLVVAVCDGNQFACKDGHECVAAKQHCDHVIDCSDGSDEIECSYPCRSPHMKQCKDGHCIAMFFFCDRENDCGDWSDELDCTGMSSSLALNCPSNTFHCEGQVCIPQNWVCDGMVDCSDARDELHCNITKECKNGFQCGKECILNQWVCDGVTDCADGSDEKECGSEAFMNHSCLPEHGWFSCLSKGTQKCMPISRACDGYADCDDRTDEGGQCNSTTNCSNSTRCPNECHKTPRGPICSCPSGYQLNGTTCVDIDECSMDPPMCSQKCANNQGGFECSCSSGYTVGTRNNGSCVANGPDPMLLITTDRDIRYISPPSIEYGLVVSGISQARGVAADYEDGVVYWNEKSKDKAGIYKSMLDGSAFQYVVSVGVEIVEDLAIDWVGRHIYFADSGRKHIVVCDFNAAICSVVISGQLDKPRAVAVYPEEGLLFWSDWGSSPHIGSAGMDGSKRTNVITTDIVWPNGLVVDETIQRIYWGDAKLNRIESSRIDGSDRKILPVKVTHPYALDIFENTIFWCDPLEHEVLSVNKFTGKDYKILMKEASLTPTGIHVHHPSKQNHLTNPCRNVICSHLCLLSPSVQGYKCACPVGMTLNKDGRTCESISAHESSIVIATYTDIYRLTHHQIGKDSIFRLPTRNVENIGALAYNPLGHSIVYSDMIQRTIYSMHLDTYRQTVLFENVDMVEGLDVDPFTENIYWTEVTRGTVVVGQKNHDGVYERLVLARNLYSPQGITIGSQSGRMFIVEGRISHVISVWHMDGTNRQELVEVHGIVSAMAYDGKHLYFSDSLRGSIERIEVNGENRIILRSHLGTPVALDVSADSVFWLAQSSTRISWLNKQETKTMRGFVIDASENITVQYRLMAVIDLFDSNSHAHHCLGDTGGCSDICAPTPDGVTCLCPLGKVLGEDKHVCTKADCVGDEWFKCQASCIPAKFRCDGVNDCALGEDELQCRNTTTEVGCTSSQFQCKNGGCVSIHLYCDGDADCQDRSDEPDSCPPYVCKREGEYSCPNQRHCIPRSAVCDGNEDCNDKSDEANCTSTHSVCSSTQFYCSNSHTCIPLSWVCDRDSDCQDGEDEDSSVCGNVDRKLICPLNYLRCPQHSACMPRKTLCNSIAGCEHLTNEELCAKLNDLIVDKMKPEKPKNSSVSCPRYFFQCRPDLKCHSRKLVCAGDAACRKLSVKSLCERLKRNETSRAYTQTSEALREVSSSTTTPKLTTQHALHHSSDFSNAMPSFEASSIRLPSQVGQVVAEDIFSQIEETLQAVLDGPVHVLSRLFTRKGHNIDFATIFSMDKTPVPINPVWDSFTNKTRFVEDLKIQNGNRLVLWKIFRPQAYSSDGNLRTVHHMELRTLKKMGFTLIVIINLASWIELSEAEKILFVIQQLDSVLLNPGV; this comes from the exons ATGATTTTGTCGATGTGGTGGATGTTAGTTTTCGTCATTCGCCTGCCGAGTCTCGTAGTGGCAG TTTGTGATGGAAATCAATTTGCGTGCAAGGATGGACACGAATGTGTGGCTGCTAAGCAACATTGTGACCACGTGATCGACTGCAGCGATGGATCTGATGAAATAGAATGCA GTTACCCGTGCAGAAGTCCTCACATGAAACAATGCAAGGATGGCCATTGCATTGccatgtttttcttctgtgaCAGGGAGAATGATTGTGGAGACTGGTCAGATGAACTCGACTGCACTGGGATG TCGTCTAGCCTAGCATTGAATTGCCCATCAAACACATTCCACTGTGAGGGTCAAGTGTGCATCCCTCAAAACTGGGTCTGTGATGGAATGGTTGATTGCTCTGATGCGAGGGATGAGTTACATTGTAACATAACAAAA gaGTGCAAGAATGGATTTCAGTGTGGAAAAGAGTGCATCTTAAACCAGTGGGTCTGTGATGGTGTCACAGACTGTGCTGATGGATCTGATGAAAAAGAATGTG GTTCTGAAGCATTCATGAATCACAGTTGCTTACCTGAACATGGCTGGTTCAGTTGTCTCAGCAAAGGAACTCAAAAATGTATGCCCATTAGTCGCGCTTGTGACGGATATGCAGATTGTGACGATCGGACGGATGAAGGAGGCCAGTGTA ATTCGACTACAAACTGTTCAAACAGTACGCGCTGCCCAAATGAATGCCATAAAACTCCTCGTGGTCCTATCTGCTCGTGTCCCTCAGGCTATCAGCTCAATGGAACGACTTGTGTTG ataTCGATGAATGCTCGATGGATCCACCCATGTGCAGCCAAAAGTGTGCGAATAACCAAGGAGGATTTGAATGTTCTTGTTCTTCCGGTTATACTGTTGGCACCCGTAATAATGGAAGTTGCGTTGCTAATG GGCCAGATCCAATGCTGCTAATTACCACCGATCGAGATATTCGCTACATCTCTCCGCCTTCTATAGAGTATGGACTCGTTGTATCAGGCATTTCACAAGCGCGCGGCGTCGCAGCTGACTATGAAGATGGGGTCGTCTACTGGAATGAAAAGAGCAAGGACAAGGCTGGCATTTACAAATCCATGTTGGATGGCTCAGCTTTCCAGTACGTTGTTTCGGTTGGTGTGGAGATTGTTGAAGACTTGGCGATCGACTGGGTTGGCAGACACATTTATTTCGCGGACTCCGGCCGGAAGCACATTGTCGTTTGCGATTTTAATGCTGCCATTTGCAGTGTTGTCATTAGTGGACAGCTAGACAAACCTCGTGCAGTGGCCGTCTATCCTGAAGAGGGTTTGCTTTTCTGGTCCGATTGGGGTTCTAGTCCACACATTGGTTCTGCTGGCATGGATGGATCGAAGCGGACAAACGTAATCACAACAGACATTGTTTGGCCTAATGGATTGGTTGTTGATGAGACCATTCAACGCATTTATTGGGGAGACGCTAAACTTAATCGCATTGAAAGTTCGCGGATTGATGGATCTGATCGTAAAATCCTGCCCGTTAAAGTGACCCATCCGTACGCTCTCGATATATTTGAAAACACGATCTTTTGGTGCGATCCTCTGGAGCACGAAGTTCTTTCCGTCAACAAGTTTACCGGAAAGGATTACAAG ATTTTGATGAAGGAGGCTTCATTAACTCCAACTGGCATCCACGTTCATCATCCTTCCAAGCAAAACCATCTCACCAACCCCTGCCGAAACGTGATTTGCAGCCATCTCTGTCTTCTTTCACCATCCGTTCAAGGCTACAAGTGCGCCTGCCCTGTTGGAATGACTCTGAACAAAGACGGCCGTACCTGCGAGTCTATTTCCGCCCACGAATCTTCCATCGTCATCGCAACTTACACCGACATTTATCGCTTGACTCATCACCAGATTGGCAAGGATTCCATCTTTCGTCTGCCTACGCGTAACGTGGAAAACAtcggtgcattggcgtacaacCCCTTAGGCCACTCAATCGTCTACAGCGACATGATCCAGAGGACAATCTACTCGATGCATCTGGATACTTATCGGCAGACAGTTCTCTTCGAAAACGTCGACATGGTCGAGGGGTTGGACGTGGATCCTTTCACGGAGAACATTTACTGGACGGAAGTTACTCGGGGAACTGTCGTAGTTGGTCAAAAAAATCATGACGGTGTTTACGAAAGACTAGTATTGGCCCGAAATCTTTACAGCCCGCAAGGTATTACCATTGGATCCCAATCCGGCAGGATGTTCATCGTCGAGGGTCGCATCAGTCACGTCATCAGCGTTTGGCATATGGATGGTACTAACCGACAGGAGTTGGTCGAAGTTCATGGAATTGTATCGGCGATGGCTTACGACGGCAAACATCTCTACTTCAGCGATTCCCTGCGAGGTTCAATTGAACGGATCGAAGTCAACGGTGAAAATCGAATCATCCTTCGCTCTCATCTGGGCACTCCGGTCGCCTTGGACGTCAGTGCAGATTCCGTCTTTTGGCTGGCTCAATCCTCCACTCGCATCAGCTGGTTGAACAAGCAAGAGACGAAAACTATGCGCGGCTTTGTTATCGACGCTTCCGAGAACATAACCGTTCAGTATCGTTTGATGGCAGTTATTGATCTTTTCGATTCCAACAGTCACGCTCATCATTGCTTGGGGGATACTGGAGGTTGCAGTGACATTTGCGCACCAACACCTGATGGAGTCACTTGCCTATGTCCATTGGGTAAAGTATTGGGAGAAGATAAACACGTCTGTACTAAAGCCGACTGCGTTGGTGATGAATGGTTTAAATGTCAAGCCAGTTGTATTCCAGCCAAGTTCCGATGCGATGGAGTCAACGATTGTGCCCTAGGTGAAGATGAGCTTCAGTGCCGCAATACGACAACAGAAGTAGGTTGTACCAGTTCACAGTTTCAATGCAAAAACGGCGGATGTGTCTCCATCCATTTATACTGTGATGGAGACGCCGACTGTCAAGATCGATCCGACGAACCTGATTCCTGCCCTCCGTATGTATGCAAGAGAGAGGGCGAATACTCCTGTCCTAATCAACGTCACTGTATTCCTCGCTCGGCCGTTTGCGATGGTAACGAAGATTGTAACGACAAGTCGGACGAAGCCAATTGTACCAGCACTCATTCCGTGTGTTCATCGACGCAGTTCTATTGCTCCAACAGTCACACTTGTATTCCTCTTAGTTGGGTGTGCGACAGAGATTCAGATTGTCAAGATGGAGAAGACGAGGACAGCAGCGTCTGCGGTAATGTTGATCGGAAACTGATTTGTCCACTCAACTATCTGCGCTGCCCACAACATTCTGCCTGCATGCCAAGAAAGACATTGTGTAACAGTATTGCCGGATGCGAGCATCTCACCAACGAAGAACTTTGTGCTAAACTGAACGATTTGATTGTCGATAAAATGAAGCCTGAGAAGCCAAAGAATTCTAGTGTAAGTTGCCCTCGCTACTTCTTTCAATGCCGGCCTGACTTGAAATGTCATTCACGCAAGCTCGTATGTGCTGGAGATGCAGCATGCAGAAAACTTTCCGTTAAAAGTCTGTGCGAAAGACTAAAACGTAACGAAACATCCAGAGCATACACTCAAACTAGTGAGGCTTTGCGTGAGGTGTCATCCAGTACTACTACACCCAAATTAACAACTCAACATGCATTGCATCATAGTTCTGATTTCTCCAATGCAATGCCTTCCTTCGAGGCATCGTCTATTCGGCTACCTTCTCAAGTCGGTCAAGTTGTTGCTGAAGATATCTTTTCACAAATTGAAGAGACCTTACAGGCTGTACTGGATGGACCAGTTCACGTTCTCAGTCGTCTCTTTACTAGAAAAGGCCACAATATTG ACTTCGCCACCATATTCAGCATGGATAAGACTCCTGTTCCTATAAACCCGGTATGGGACAGTTTTACCAATAAAACACGATTTGTGGAAGATCTCAAAATCCAAAATGGAAATCGATT gGTGCTTTGGAAAATTTTCCGCCCTCAAGCTTATAGTTCTGATGGCAACCTGAGAACTGTACACCATATGGAACTACGAACTCTTAAGAAAATGGGATTTACCCTTATTGTTATCATTAATCTTGCGTCTTGGATTGAACTTTCAGAAGCTGAAAAAATCTTGTTTGTCATTCAACAATTGGATTCGGTTCTTCTGAACCCAGGTGTTTGA
- the LOC124350608 gene encoding b(0,+)-type amino acid transporter 1-like, with the protein MGSAITTATQTRNHWQLNDVPYFSKDNKTNVELKFKKDDGNFSMDKINDSNSSDRMSSDNKDEMRMVRQVGLFSAVALVIGNIIGSGIFVSPGYLLASAGSPGLCLVLWGVCGVYSLLGAIAYCEIGTLIPKSGGEYIYFLEAFGPTHKFFGPMLAFIYAWVSIFLLSPSSVAILALSFAEYVSSPILTAIHFCPDPYLYYVINRLIASLCIGIIAFVNCYSVTAATRVQNIFTVAKLAAIAIVIGGGLYYLCLGYTENLEIGFEGSATSFGQIATAFYGGLWAYSGWNNLNYITEEIKNPYRNLPFAIIIALPLTTILYVLINVSYFTVLTPQEIITSDAVAVDWGIEVLGPASFLIPLGVVMSIFGATNGTVFTSGRISHVAGREGHAPGFLSYIHIEKKTPVTPVLLTSLLATIMIIPGDIASLIDFFGFTISMFYCAAMVALIVMRFTKKDEHRPIKVPIIIPIIVMVISAILVVAPIAVAPQVQYFYALLFILAGLIFYVPFVYYNKMVPGIGPFTIFLQKLLKVVPTTSF; encoded by the exons ATGGGAAGCGCAATAACGACCGCTacacaaacaagaaatcaTTGGCAGTTAAATGATGTACCATACTTTTCAA AGgataacaagacaaatgttgaacttaaatttaaaaaagacgaTGGAAATTTCTCaatggataaaataaatgacagCAATAGCAGTGATCGAATGTCCAGCGACAACAAGGATGAAATGCGGATGGTGAGACAG GTCGGTTTGTTTAGCGCCGTTGCTCTCGTCATTGGAAATATAATCGGCTCCGGAATCTTCGTATCACCAGGCTACCTTCTCGCTAG TGCAGGATCTCCTGGATTATGTCTCGTCCTCTGGGGAGTGTGTGGTGTTTACTCTTTATTAG GTGCGATTGCTTATTGTGAGATAGGAACGTTGATACCCAAATCCGGCG GCGAGTACATTTATTTCTTGGAAGCTTTTGGCCCTACACACAAATTTTTTGGCCCGATGTTGGCCTTCATCTATGCCTGGGTCTCCATCTTCCTTTTGAGTCCGTCGTCAGTTGCTATTCTGGCCCTGTCGTTTGCCGAATATGTCAGCAGTCCAATCTTGACAGCGATCCATTTTTGTCCCGATCCATACCTCTATTACGTGATAAATCGACTGATCGCTTCCCTGTGTATAG GTATCATTGCTTTCGTAAACTGTTATTCGGTAACAGCCGCAACGCGAGTGCAAAACATTTTCACGGTGGCCAAGCTGGCTGCCATCGCTATCGTCATTGGCGGAGGATTGTATTACCTATGCCTAG GGTACACTGAAAATCTGGAAATTGGGTTCGAAGGATCAGCGACTTCGTTTGGCCAAATAGCGACAGCATTCTACGGTGGACTCTGGGCTTATAGTGGCTG GAATAATCTAAATTACATAACGGAAGAAATCAAGAACCCTTACAG GAATCTGCCATTCGCCATTATTATTGCGCTTCCTTTGACTACCATTCTCTATGTGCTGATTAACGTGTCTTACTTCACAGTTTTGACACCGCAAGAGATTATTACCTCAGATGCAGTTGCTGTG GATTGGGGAATTGAAGTTTTGGGTCCTGCTAGTTTTCTAATACCTTTAGGAGTCGTGATGTCAATATTTGGTGCAACCAACGGAACAGTATTTACCTCAGGAAG GATTTCACATGTAGCTGGGAGAGAGGGCCATGCTCCAGGCTTTTTGTCTTACATCCACATTGAGAAGAAGACACCTGTTACTCCAGTTTTATTGACT AGTCTCCTGGCGACGATCATGATTATTCCTGGAGATATAGCTTCGCTAATAGATTTCTTCGGTTTCACCATTTCCATGTTTTACTGTGCAGCAATGGTGGCGTTGATAGTAATGCGTTTCACGAAAAAAGACGAGCACAGACCCATTAAG GTGCCCATCATCATCCCAATTATTGTTATGGTGATTTCGGCTATTCTAGTCGTTGCACCCATCGCTGTGGCACCACAAGTGCAATACTTTTAtgctctcctttttattttagctgGGCTTATTTTCTACGTGCCGTTTGTCTATTACAATAAAATGGTACCGGGAATAG GTCCATTTACAATATTTCTACAAAAACTTCTGAAAGTAGTCCCAACAACCAGCTTCTGA